Proteins encoded by one window of bacterium:
- a CDS encoding PDZ domain-containing protein — protein MRLVFCERLAAVSMLVLAFSGAAQEKTAVRDTTGGRSFTFTSVAAGPGGIFNLPELGAVIIGGEKEIKFEAVMPSEHRPKAYKDIDLQSGDLILMMNAKRVKSAKEIEEIYSGLKVGEEVKLGIKRKEERFIVTFSKADPKDLPQRMMMVMNTDNAGGQAGPNRRIVMGGREFSGDVAPLPGLGIIAGSKEGGEVRVLDLMPNASQAVGSADIKKDDVILALNGEKIKSAVQLGELYEKIAVGAKLELHYRRGDKAMTASLVKPDAPAGTTIRREIRQ, from the coding sequence ATGCGTTTGGTCTTCTGCGAAAGGCTGGCGGCAGTGAGCATGCTCGTGCTTGCCTTCTCCGGTGCGGCGCAAGAGAAAACCGCTGTGCGCGACACGACCGGCGGGCGCTCATTCACCTTCACCAGCGTGGCCGCCGGCCCGGGAGGCATTTTCAATCTGCCGGAGTTGGGCGCGGTAATCATCGGTGGAGAAAAAGAGATCAAGTTCGAGGCTGTGATGCCCTCGGAGCATCGCCCGAAGGCCTACAAAGACATTGATCTGCAGAGCGGCGATTTGATTTTGATGATGAACGCCAAGCGGGTGAAATCCGCCAAAGAAATCGAGGAAATTTATAGCGGACTCAAAGTGGGTGAGGAAGTCAAACTCGGCATCAAACGCAAGGAAGAACGCTTCATCGTTACATTCAGCAAAGCCGACCCCAAGGACTTGCCGCAACGCATGATGATGGTGATGAATACGGACAATGCCGGCGGCCAGGCCGGTCCCAACCGCCGCATTGTGATGGGCGGCCGGGAGTTCTCCGGCGACGTCGCGCCGCTGCCCGGCCTGGGCATCATCGCCGGCAGCAAAGAGGGCGGCGAAGTGCGCGTGCTTGACCTGATGCCGAATGCCAGCCAGGCGGTCGGCAGCGCTGACATTAAAAAAGACGACGTGATTCTGGCATTGAATGGCGAAAAAATCAAATCCGCCGTGCAGCTTGGCGAATTGTATGAAAAAATCGCTGTCGGCGCGAAGCTCGAGCTGCACTATCGTCGCGGCGATAAAGCCATGACCGCCTCGCTGGTCAAGCCGGATGCGCCCGCCGGTACGACGATTCGAAGAGAAATCCGGCAATAG
- the hemW gene encoding radical SAM family heme chaperone HemW, with amino-acid sequence MAEAGLYIHIPFCEKRCRYCDFYTLAGSRGRIPDYLAALQRELALRAAEPFWQRQRFATLFFGGGTPSLLSPQQIAEILDSCFAQLRFAERVEVTLEANPGTIDGTQMAKYRAVGVNRLSLGVQSFDAAELTLLERVHSPQQALVAAQNARYAGFENLNLDFMFALPNQTLAHWQQTLQQAVALAPDHLSAYNLTIEPGTPIHAAIQRGELKPLTPEEEREFFAFTIGFLEQHGYRHYEISNFAKPGFAARHNLKYWDGSPYLGLGASAHSFDGKRRFWNVANLRKYLERLAQGKLAEEGEEKLTLQQRMFEFAFLGLRQRRGIPLAEFSQKFKMPLAQAFNGELRRLEAQGLVIHEGEYLRLSREGVFLCDEICGRLAG; translated from the coding sequence ATGGCGGAAGCCGGCCTTTACATTCACATTCCGTTTTGCGAAAAGCGTTGCCGCTATTGCGATTTCTACACCCTCGCCGGCAGCCGCGGGCGAATACCTGACTATCTTGCCGCGCTGCAACGCGAGCTGGCGCTGCGCGCCGCGGAGCCGTTTTGGCAGCGCCAGCGCTTTGCCACCCTCTTCTTCGGCGGCGGTACCCCCTCCCTGCTCTCGCCCCAACAGATTGCCGAAATTCTCGACAGTTGTTTTGCGCAGCTTCGTTTCGCCGAACGCGTCGAAGTGACGCTGGAGGCCAATCCCGGCACGATTGACGGCACGCAGATGGCAAAGTATCGCGCCGTGGGGGTCAATCGCTTGAGCCTGGGCGTGCAGTCGTTTGACGCGGCGGAATTGACGCTGCTGGAGCGCGTCCACTCGCCGCAGCAGGCGCTGGTGGCGGCGCAAAACGCGCGCTACGCCGGCTTCGAGAATCTCAATCTCGACTTCATGTTCGCGCTGCCGAATCAAACTCTGGCGCACTGGCAGCAAACGCTGCAGCAGGCAGTGGCGCTGGCGCCGGATCATCTCTCCGCTTACAATCTCACCATCGAACCCGGCACGCCGATTCATGCCGCGATTCAACGCGGCGAGCTTAAACCGCTGACGCCGGAAGAAGAACGCGAGTTTTTTGCCTTCACCATCGGCTTCCTCGAGCAGCACGGCTACCGGCATTATGAGATTTCCAACTTTGCCAAGCCCGGTTTTGCCGCGCGCCACAATCTCAAGTATTGGGACGGCAGCCCCTATTTGGGACTCGGCGCTTCGGCGCATTCGTTCGACGGCAAGCGGCGCTTTTGGAACGTGGCCAATTTGCGCAAATATCTCGAGCGCTTGGCCCAGGGCAAGCTGGCCGAGGAGGGCGAGGAGAAACTCACCCTGCAGCAGCGCATGTTCGAGTTTGCGTTTTTGGGATTGCGTCAGCGCCGCGGCATTCCGCTGGCCGAGTTTTCGCAGAAATTCAAGATGCCGCTGGCGCAGGCATTCAACGGCGAGTTGCGCCGGCTGGAAGCGCAGGGTTTGGTGATCCACGAGGGCGAGTATTTGCGATTGAGCCGCGAAGGCGTGTTTCTTTGTGATGAAATCTGCGGCCGGCTGGCGGGGTGA
- a CDS encoding ABC transporter ATP-binding protein, whose amino-acid sequence MLEADKLTKRYEDGVLALDHVSFAVKPGEIYAMLGANGAGKTTTINLFLNFIEPTEGEARIAGVITHREPLRAKQNVAFVSENVMLYPNFTALQNLDFFARLGGQTSYTKDDYRRVLLRVGLQEEAHHKRLKGFSKGMRQKCGIAIAILKNSPAILLDEPTSGLDPQAGFEFMALLHELRTEGKAILMSTHDIFRAKEIADVVGIMKQGKLVMQRTRAELAGENLEDLYMEYMAGHAEAVD is encoded by the coding sequence TTGCTCGAAGCGGATAAGCTGACCAAGCGCTACGAAGACGGCGTGCTTGCACTCGATCATGTTTCCTTTGCGGTGAAGCCCGGTGAGATCTATGCCATGCTCGGCGCCAACGGCGCCGGCAAAACCACCACCATCAATCTCTTTCTCAATTTTATCGAGCCGACTGAAGGCGAAGCGCGCATTGCGGGCGTGATCACGCATCGCGAGCCGTTGCGCGCCAAACAGAACGTCGCGTTTGTTTCAGAGAATGTGATGCTGTACCCCAATTTCACTGCGTTACAGAATCTCGATTTCTTTGCGCGCCTGGGCGGCCAGACGAGTTACACCAAGGATGACTATCGCCGGGTGCTGTTACGCGTCGGTTTGCAGGAAGAGGCGCATCACAAGCGCTTGAAAGGCTTCTCCAAAGGCATGCGCCAAAAATGCGGCATCGCCATCGCCATTCTCAAAAATTCGCCTGCGATTTTACTCGACGAGCCGACCTCCGGTCTCGATCCTCAAGCCGGTTTTGAGTTCATGGCTTTGCTGCATGAGCTGCGGACGGAGGGCAAGGCGATTCTCATGTCGACACACGATATTTTCCGCGCCAAGGAAATCGCGGATGTCGTGGGCATCATGAAACAGGGAAAACTTGTGATGCAACGCACGCGCGCCGAACTGGCCGGCGAGAATCTGGAAGATCTCTACATGGAATACATGGCCGGTCACGCCGAGGCCGTGGACTGA
- a CDS encoding HAMP domain-containing histidine kinase, whose translation MRLKQKTIVAIALLTTLALLGLVFVQFYLLRNAVQLKEQAFRENVQDALNKIVDKLETGETVSRVFSLTLHASPPGQQGTLKVQALAVSDSTIATDSVQVTSDVLLLRPPVRLEGNRISYTLPARQQVNLRIFDALGREDTVLVNATQPAGTYTVVIDSSRYNTGEFFYKFTADSSSTVLRFKDGTAGGALPGKLAFEKREEMVWRVLNRLAPAHRDPRATRLTPATLDSIIAFQLKENGIALDYAYGVLTAPDSMSLATPAHHRKNLLASPFKRRLFPHDLFTPRSDLVLYFPGQRFYLLQQVSAPLAATVILMAIIVFCFVFTLRTVFRQKRFTTQVTDFINNMTHEFKTPIATIALASEALQKPEMAQQPGRLLRYGRIIHDENLRMRHQVDKILQMAILEEGDFELHLAPVAVNKIVAQAVENIALQVESRQGRIECRLEAEPDVIAADAVHLANIVHNLLENANKYSPAAPRLRVATHNQEGGILLEIADQGIGIRPEDQKMVFEKYYRVHTGNRHDVKGFGLGLSYVKLLVAAHGGRVSLESELHQGTTIRVFLPLQPGGRGREGAANRQ comes from the coding sequence ATGCGACTAAAACAAAAAACCATCGTCGCGATTGCGCTGCTCACCACCCTGGCCTTGCTGGGCCTGGTGTTCGTGCAATTCTACCTGCTGCGCAACGCCGTGCAGTTGAAGGAACAAGCCTTCCGCGAGAACGTGCAAGATGCGCTGAACAAGATTGTCGACAAGCTCGAAACCGGCGAAACGGTGTCGCGGGTGTTCAGTCTCACGCTGCATGCCAGTCCTCCCGGGCAGCAGGGCACGCTCAAGGTGCAGGCGCTGGCGGTTTCCGATTCCACAATCGCGACCGACAGTGTGCAGGTCACCAGCGACGTTCTGCTCCTGCGGCCGCCGGTCAGGCTCGAGGGGAACAGAATCAGCTACACGCTGCCGGCACGGCAACAGGTCAATCTGCGCATTTTCGACGCTCTCGGCCGCGAAGACACCGTGCTGGTGAATGCGACGCAGCCGGCCGGAACTTACACCGTCGTGATCGATTCCTCGCGCTACAACACCGGCGAATTTTTCTACAAGTTCACGGCCGACAGTTCTTCCACCGTCTTGCGCTTCAAGGACGGCACAGCCGGCGGCGCGCTGCCGGGCAAGCTCGCCTTTGAAAAAAGGGAAGAGATGGTCTGGCGCGTACTCAATCGATTGGCGCCGGCGCACCGCGATCCCCGCGCAACACGCCTGACGCCGGCAACGCTGGACTCGATTATCGCCTTTCAGCTCAAGGAGAACGGCATTGCGCTCGATTACGCCTATGGCGTGCTGACCGCGCCTGACAGCATGAGTTTGGCGACGCCGGCGCATCACCGAAAAAACTTGCTGGCCTCGCCCTTCAAGCGCCGCCTGTTCCCGCATGATCTGTTCACGCCGCGCAGCGATCTGGTCTTGTATTTTCCGGGGCAGCGTTTTTATTTACTGCAACAAGTCAGCGCGCCGCTGGCCGCCACCGTGATTCTGATGGCAATCATCGTGTTCTGCTTCGTTTTCACCCTGCGCACGGTTTTCCGGCAAAAACGCTTCACCACGCAGGTCACGGACTTCATCAACAACATGACGCACGAATTCAAGACCCCGATCGCGACCATCGCGCTGGCGAGCGAGGCGTTGCAGAAACCGGAGATGGCGCAACAGCCCGGGCGGCTGCTGCGTTACGGCCGCATCATTCACGATGAAAATCTGCGCATGCGCCATCAGGTCGACAAAATTCTGCAAATGGCAATTTTGGAGGAAGGTGATTTTGAATTGCATCTGGCGCCGGTGGCGGTGAACAAGATCGTGGCGCAGGCCGTGGAGAATATCGCCCTGCAGGTCGAGAGCCGCCAAGGCCGGATCGAATGCCGGCTGGAAGCGGAGCCGGACGTAATCGCAGCCGATGCCGTGCATCTCGCGAACATCGTGCACAACTTGCTGGAGAACGCCAACAAATATTCGCCGGCAGCGCCCCGCCTCCGGGTTGCGACGCACAACCAGGAGGGCGGAATCCTCCTCGAGATTGCCGATCAGGGCATCGGCATCCGGCCCGAGGACCAAAAGATGGTTTTTGAAAAATACTATCGCGTGCACACCGGCAACCGTCACGACGTGAAGGGCTTCGGCTTGGGCCTGAGCTATGTGAAACTGCTGGTGGCCGCGCACGGCGGCCGCGTCAGCCTGGAGAGTGAGCTGCACCAAGGCACGACGATCAGGGTCTTCCTGCCCCTCCAGCCGGGAGGCCGTGGCCGGGAGGGTGCGGCCAACCGGCAGTGA
- the lepA gene encoding translation elongation factor 4, whose protein sequence is MQANVRNFCIIAHIDHGKSTLADRFLELTGALRKEEIVSQTLDSMDLERERGITIKLHAVTMNYHAPDGREYLLNLIDTPGHVDFSYEVSRSLAACEGAILVVDASQGVEAQTISNLYLALEHNLTIIPVINKIDLQGAQIEMVKHQITEVLGIDESEIILASAKQGVGMSDIMQAVIDRVPPPAGKADDPLRALIFDSMFDSYRGAVAYIRVFDGTIKPGMKIRFFSTGKEFEVAEVGTMCLRKFPQAQLQPGEVGYCIAGVKEVKDTKVGDTITAVDQPAAEPLPGYREVKPMVFSGIFPTVSEQYEVLRAALDKLKLNDSSLIYEPESSVALGFGFRCGFLGLLHLEIVQERLEREYDLDILTTVPNVEYWVFKTNGTKVVVDNPALMPNAGEISHVEEPYIRAQIITPAEFIGNIMKLAQERRGVHKNTHYLDTSRVDLTYEFPLAEIIFDFYDKLKSFTRGYASLDYDFLGYRDGNLAKLDILINGDPVDALSHIVHRDKAYEWGKKICEKLRELIPRQMFEVAIQAAIGSKIIARETVKAMRKNVTAKCYGGDITRKRKLLERQKEGKKRMKQLGQVEIPQEAFLAVLKVEH, encoded by the coding sequence ATGCAGGCAAACGTTCGCAATTTCTGCATCATTGCACATATCGATCACGGCAAATCCACGCTGGCTGACCGCTTTCTCGAACTCACCGGAGCGCTGCGCAAGGAGGAAATTGTTTCGCAAACGCTCGACAGCATGGACTTGGAGCGCGAGCGCGGCATTACCATCAAGCTGCACGCGGTCACGATGAACTATCATGCGCCTGACGGCCGCGAGTATCTGCTCAATCTCATCGACACGCCCGGCCACGTGGACTTCAGCTACGAGGTGTCGCGCAGCCTGGCGGCGTGCGAGGGTGCGATTCTGGTGGTGGATGCCTCGCAGGGCGTGGAGGCGCAGACCATCTCCAACCTTTATCTCGCCCTGGAACACAATCTCACCATCATTCCCGTGATCAACAAGATCGACCTGCAGGGCGCGCAGATCGAAATGGTGAAACACCAAATCACCGAAGTGCTGGGCATCGACGAAAGCGAGATTATTCTGGCGAGCGCCAAGCAGGGCGTCGGCATGAGTGACATCATGCAGGCGGTGATCGACCGCGTGCCGCCGCCTGCCGGCAAAGCAGACGATCCGCTGCGCGCGCTCATTTTCGATTCGATGTTCGACAGCTATCGCGGCGCCGTGGCGTACATTCGCGTGTTCGACGGCACCATCAAGCCGGGGATGAAAATCCGCTTCTTTTCCACCGGCAAGGAATTCGAAGTGGCGGAAGTGGGCACCATGTGCCTGCGCAAATTTCCCCAGGCGCAACTGCAGCCGGGCGAGGTCGGCTATTGCATTGCCGGCGTGAAAGAGGTGAAGGACACCAAAGTGGGCGACACCATCACGGCGGTGGATCAGCCTGCGGCCGAGCCGCTGCCCGGCTATCGCGAAGTCAAACCCATGGTGTTCAGCGGCATCTTTCCCACCGTCTCCGAGCAGTACGAGGTCTTGCGCGCCGCGCTCGACAAGCTCAAGCTCAACGATTCTTCGCTCATCTACGAACCGGAAAGCTCGGTGGCGCTGGGCTTCGGCTTTCGCTGCGGCTTTCTCGGCCTGCTGCATCTCGAAATCGTGCAGGAACGGCTGGAGCGCGAATACGATCTCGACATTCTCACCACCGTGCCCAACGTGGAATACTGGGTGTTCAAGACCAACGGTACGAAAGTGGTGGTGGACAATCCCGCGCTCATGCCCAATGCCGGCGAGATCAGCCACGTGGAAGAACCGTACATTCGCGCGCAAATCATCACGCCGGCGGAGTTCATCGGCAACATCATGAAGCTGGCGCAGGAACGCCGCGGCGTGCACAAGAACACGCATTATCTCGACACCAGCCGGGTGGATCTCACCTATGAATTCCCGCTGGCGGAGATCATCTTCGATTTCTACGACAAGCTCAAGTCCTTCACCCGCGGCTATGCCTCGCTCGACTATGACTTTCTCGGCTATCGCGACGGCAATCTTGCCAAGCTGGATATTTTGATCAACGGCGACCCGGTGGACGCGCTCTCGCACATCGTGCACCGCGACAAGGCCTACGAATGGGGCAAGAAGATCTGCGAGAAGCTGCGCGAGCTGATTCCACGCCAAATGTTCGAAGTCGCGATTCAGGCCGCCATCGGCTCGAAGATCATCGCGCGCGAGACGGTGAAGGCGATGCGCAAGAACGTTACCGCGAAATGCTACGGCGGCGACATCACGCGCAAACGCAAGCTGCTCGAGCGCCAGAAGGAAGGCAAGAAGCGCATGAAACAGCTCGGCCAGGTGGAAATTCCGCAGGAGGCCTTTCTGGCGGTGCTCAAGGTCGAGCATTGA
- the lepB gene encoding signal peptidase I, which yields MTKPKGETPEHPTKSKPREYTEAILVALFFALLLRTFVVQAFRIPTGSMKDTLLVGDFLLVNKFIYGARTPDGIPFTDITFPVWRLPSLREPQAGDIVVFKYPRDPMLDYIKRCIAVGGQTVEVRAGVVYIDNRPEGERVFLKEEYDAAENHSVRYYRITTPAGQSYTIRHYADRNEANDNYGPIIVPPGQFFMMGDNRDNSQDSRYWDCLPRENVVGQALVIYFSLDTDKPWLTWLKNIRWGRIGNSIK from the coding sequence ATGACCAAGCCCAAAGGCGAGACGCCGGAACATCCCACCAAGAGCAAGCCGCGGGAATACACCGAGGCGATTCTGGTCGCGCTCTTCTTCGCATTGCTGCTGCGCACCTTCGTGGTGCAGGCGTTTCGCATTCCCACCGGCTCGATGAAGGATACCCTGCTCGTCGGCGACTTTCTGCTGGTCAACAAATTCATCTACGGCGCGCGCACGCCCGACGGCATCCCGTTCACCGACATCACGTTTCCGGTGTGGCGTTTGCCCTCCCTGCGCGAACCGCAAGCCGGCGACATCGTGGTGTTCAAGTATCCGCGCGATCCCATGCTCGACTATATCAAGCGCTGCATCGCCGTGGGCGGGCAAACCGTCGAGGTGCGCGCGGGCGTGGTTTACATCGACAACCGGCCGGAAGGGGAAAGGGTTTTTCTCAAAGAAGAATATGACGCCGCGGAAAATCACAGCGTGCGTTACTACCGCATCACCACGCCTGCCGGCCAGAGCTACACCATCCGGCACTATGCCGACCGCAACGAGGCCAACGACAACTACGGCCCGATCATCGTGCCGCCCGGCCAGTTCTTCATGATGGGCGACAACCGCGACAACAGTCAAGACAGCCGCTACTGGGATTGCCTGCCGCGCGAAAACGTCGTGGGGCAGGCGCTGGTGATCTACTTCTCGCTCGACACCGACAAGCCCTGGCTCACCTGGCTCAAGAACATTCGCTGGGGCCGCATCGGAAATTCCATCAAATAA
- a CDS encoding response regulator transcription factor has protein sequence MEQKKILLLEDDPNLGFLLQENLELQGFQVRRCANGLEGAAACRETAFDLCLVDVMMPRQDGFTFAAELRQRDQRTPLIFLTAKSLKEDKITGFKLGCDDYITKPFSLEELVLRIQAVLKRAAPGPAAPPNDRFTLGRCNFDSVSQTLELDGRQHKLTQKESALLRLLCLHRNEVLERETALRLIWGEDSYFNGRSMDVYISKLRKYLSADPNLAILNVHGRGFKLVVR, from the coding sequence ATGGAGCAAAAAAAGATTCTGCTGTTGGAAGACGATCCCAATCTCGGATTTCTGCTGCAGGAAAACCTGGAGCTGCAGGGCTTTCAGGTGCGGCGTTGCGCCAACGGCCTGGAGGGCGCGGCTGCCTGCCGCGAGACTGCGTTCGATCTCTGCCTGGTGGACGTGATGATGCCGCGGCAGGACGGATTCACCTTCGCCGCCGAGTTGCGCCAGCGCGATCAGCGCACGCCCCTCATCTTTCTCACCGCCAAATCGCTCAAGGAAGACAAGATCACCGGCTTCAAACTCGGCTGTGATGACTATATCACCAAGCCGTTCAGCCTGGAAGAGCTGGTGTTGCGCATCCAAGCCGTGCTGAAACGCGCCGCCCCCGGCCCGGCCGCACCGCCGAACGATCGCTTCACCCTCGGCCGCTGCAATTTTGACAGCGTGAGCCAAACGCTGGAGCTCGACGGCCGGCAGCACAAGCTCACGCAGAAGGAGTCGGCGCTGCTGCGCCTGTTGTGCCTGCACCGCAACGAGGTGCTGGAGCGGGAAACGGCACTGCGGTTGATTTGGGGCGAGGACAGTTACTTCAACGGCCGCAGCATGGACGTGTACATTTCCAAATTGCGCAAGTATCTCAGCGCGGATCCGAATCTCGCCATCCTCAACGTCCACGGCCGGGGGTTCAAGCTGGTGGTGCGTTGA
- a CDS encoding NEW3 domain-containing protein: protein MLLALLSHAVPAGAQTNPFNQRDDQYRLLGLKRAKEAFEYSRAEFEQKQQLFEKNLISKLELERSRNLLADAEVNYQQSLLAVLFEKQYVAVAKAVKYQSKDGRKHVKLTLENASGGGAEYRKLLNLDDELFRSLQPDMINDVYVSLLNESNAIISQPYEAKIEQLQFGRPVTLDFMLLQDLDAVTVNVTYGSGTQRSPKIFLQKDATVNKVVLQSEQFSQEAELGGKASFNFTLELFSGENNTFKLEVVNLPAAINRYFIDPGNQARLSQFRFTENTNTRRAALQVFLPDRLSEGLLIDKPIPFYVLVIPREQAETLGDLSAKQWSQEEIEALNAGYVRLELVPRGVGKLLVRAPQLFYSIKAGETVAMNLDVVNEGTRRLDNVKVEADVPLNWSKQIEPLVIAALNTDAEQRVQLQFIPPRDISPGRYEIRLRTTSLADNQPVNGEDKTVTVEIQSETNVLGMALVVTLILGLVVGIVVFGIRLSRR from the coding sequence TTGCTTCTTGCTCTTTTATCGCACGCCGTTCCTGCCGGAGCGCAAACGAATCCGTTCAATCAACGCGACGATCAGTATCGCCTACTCGGCCTCAAGCGCGCGAAGGAAGCATTTGAATATTCCCGCGCGGAATTCGAGCAGAAGCAGCAGCTTTTCGAGAAGAATCTGATTTCGAAGTTGGAACTCGAGCGCAGCCGCAACCTGCTGGCCGATGCGGAAGTGAATTATCAACAATCCCTGCTTGCCGTACTTTTTGAAAAGCAATATGTCGCCGTCGCCAAAGCGGTGAAGTATCAGAGCAAAGACGGCCGCAAGCATGTGAAGTTGACGTTGGAGAACGCCTCCGGCGGCGGCGCGGAATATCGCAAGCTGCTCAATCTCGATGACGAGTTGTTTCGTTCACTGCAGCCGGACATGATCAACGATGTGTATGTCTCGCTGCTGAACGAAAGCAATGCCATCATCAGCCAGCCGTATGAAGCCAAGATCGAGCAGTTGCAATTCGGCCGGCCGGTGACGCTCGATTTCATGTTGTTGCAGGATCTCGATGCGGTCACGGTGAATGTGACTTACGGCAGCGGCACACAGCGTAGTCCAAAGATTTTTTTGCAAAAAGATGCCACCGTCAACAAAGTCGTGCTGCAATCCGAGCAATTCTCGCAGGAGGCGGAGCTGGGTGGCAAGGCCTCGTTCAATTTCACGCTGGAGTTGTTCAGCGGTGAGAACAATACCTTCAAGCTCGAGGTGGTCAATTTGCCGGCGGCGATCAACCGTTATTTTATTGACCCCGGCAATCAAGCGCGTTTGAGTCAATTCAGATTTACCGAGAATACCAATACGCGGCGCGCAGCGTTGCAAGTGTTTTTGCCGGATCGCCTAAGTGAAGGATTGCTCATCGACAAGCCCATTCCGTTTTACGTGCTGGTGATTCCGCGTGAGCAGGCCGAAACGTTGGGCGATCTCAGCGCCAAACAATGGTCGCAGGAGGAGATCGAAGCGCTGAATGCGGGCTACGTGCGGCTGGAGTTGGTGCCGCGCGGCGTCGGCAAATTGCTGGTGCGCGCGCCACAGCTCTTTTATTCGATCAAAGCCGGCGAAACTGTCGCGATGAATCTCGACGTCGTCAACGAAGGCACGCGCCGTTTGGACAATGTGAAGGTCGAAGCCGATGTGCCGTTGAATTGGAGCAAGCAAATCGAGCCGCTGGTGATTGCCGCACTCAACACCGATGCGGAGCAACGTGTGCAATTGCAGTTCATTCCGCCCCGCGATATTTCACCAGGACGCTATGAGATCCGTTTGCGCACCACTTCACTCGCCGACAATCAGCCGGTGAATGGCGAAGACAAAACCGTTACGGTGGAGATTCAATCTGAGACGAATGTTTTGGGAATGGCCTTGGTGGTGACGTTGATACTCGGCCTGGTGGTAGGAATCGTGGTGTTTGGCATCCGGCTGTCGCGAAGATAG
- a CDS encoding beta-lactamase family protein produces MTCWTIFFALNVVAVAQTDTPQNKLPESAAGRRVAAYIESFNSGNEATVREFQDKNFASALLQRRPEAERMQMYRQIHGNLGRLTLRRVLTAENDAISILVTAANGESLRCDFSFDAEGQYKITGLSIDQTEVGDEAVSDSPTPKSELELVNAVSAHLDKLVQADEFSGVVLLAKNGMPIFQRAYGFANQAYEVFNRIDTKFNLGSINKIFTKIAICQLAEQGKLSFDDPLGKHLPNYPNQNAAEKVTILHLLNMSSGIGDIFNDKYANLPKERLRTINDYLPLFASDSLAFEPGARRRYSNGGYIVLGAIIEAVSGEDYFDCVRAHIFKPAGMENTDSYEADAATPNLATGYTLRAGGSGERRSNVYTKPARGSSAGGGYSTAEDLLKFTLALQNLKLLNSEYTKWLLAGMEAAPRAHAQKSTVPITEGDLGIAGGAPGINAILELDVASGYTLIVLSNYDPPSAEKVGRQIRAWLPRLEN; encoded by the coding sequence ATGACGTGCTGGACGATTTTTTTTGCGCTCAACGTTGTGGCCGTGGCGCAAACGGACACGCCGCAGAACAAGCTTCCGGAGAGCGCGGCGGGCCGTCGCGTGGCCGCTTATATCGAATCTTTCAATTCCGGCAACGAAGCGACTGTGCGTGAGTTTCAAGACAAAAACTTTGCTTCTGCGTTGTTGCAGCGCCGCCCGGAAGCCGAGCGCATGCAAATGTATCGCCAAATTCACGGCAATCTCGGCCGGTTGACGCTGCGCCGTGTGCTGACGGCCGAGAATGATGCAATCTCGATTCTAGTCACTGCCGCGAACGGTGAATCGCTGCGCTGTGATTTTAGCTTTGATGCAGAAGGTCAGTATAAAATCACGGGCCTCAGCATCGATCAGACTGAGGTTGGCGATGAGGCTGTTTCGGATTCCCCGACACCGAAGTCAGAGCTCGAGCTGGTGAATGCCGTAAGCGCGCATCTGGACAAGCTTGTGCAAGCCGATGAGTTTTCCGGTGTGGTGTTATTGGCAAAAAATGGCATGCCGATTTTTCAAAGAGCCTACGGCTTCGCGAATCAAGCGTATGAAGTCTTCAATCGCATCGACACAAAATTCAATCTCGGTTCGATCAACAAAATTTTCACCAAGATCGCGATTTGCCAGCTTGCAGAACAAGGCAAGCTGTCGTTCGATGATCCCCTCGGCAAGCATCTGCCAAATTACCCTAATCAGAATGCCGCCGAAAAAGTGACGATCTTGCATCTCCTCAACATGTCATCCGGCATCGGCGATATTTTCAATGATAAATATGCCAATTTGCCCAAAGAACGGTTGCGCACGATAAACGATTATTTGCCGTTGTTCGCCAGCGATTCTCTGGCATTTGAGCCGGGAGCGCGGCGGCGATATTCAAACGGCGGTTATATCGTGTTGGGCGCGATCATCGAGGCCGTTTCCGGTGAAGATTATTTTGATTGTGTCCGCGCGCACATTTTCAAACCCGCGGGCATGGAGAATACCGACTCCTATGAAGCCGATGCGGCGACGCCAAACCTCGCGACCGGCTACACCTTGCGCGCGGGCGGCAGCGGGGAACGGCGCAGCAATGTTTACACGAAACCGGCGCGCGGCAGCTCTGCCGGCGGCGGCTACTCAACGGCGGAAGACTTACTCAAGTTCACGCTGGCGTTGCAGAATTTGAAGCTGTTGAATAGCGAGTATACAAAATGGCTTCTTGCGGGAATGGAGGCCGCGCCGCGAGCGCACGCACAAAAATCAACTGTACCAATTACCGAGGGCGATTTGGGCATCGCCGGCGGCGCGCCGGGAATCAATGCCATTTTGGAGTTGGACGTTGCCAGCGGTTACACGTTGATCGTGTTGTCAAATTACGATCCGCCCAGCGCGGAAAAAGTCGGCCGGCAAATTCGCGCCTGGTTGCCACGTTTGGAAAACTAA